A genomic segment from Xyrauchen texanus isolate HMW12.3.18 chromosome 21, RBS_HiC_50CHRs, whole genome shotgun sequence encodes:
- the foxl1 gene encoding forkhead box protein L1, whose protein sequence is MSLYRSQVSQPGLSNSSLIYVYGGEVGGIIPALGFASTRQEPPQKPPYSYIALIAMAIKNAPDKRATLSGIYQYIMDRFPFYHDNKQGWQNSIRHNLSLNDCFIKVPREKGRPGKGSYWMLDTKCLDMFENGNYRRRKRKCKSQEARETKLSPKRIQRATTLHHNTHLENEDSGVLTKQTNTDEKLSEREQSRDTTPNVATSTEFCASSDFTKDWCFAHFNPRCPTNHTNTNPLNTKETDRQDGVLAATGGSARTGDAGCKDTHPRKTADKSKEFSIDSILSKKENQHQSRFSAAAAGTPVACLESRGYALTSSLIAHAHPQLYPRGFPLCSYLSLTCPDKILNFSEKTDDNLFF, encoded by the coding sequence ATGAGTTTATACCGCAGTCAAGTGTCTCAGCCAGGTCTATCTAATTCCTCACTAATCTACGTCTACGGTGGGGAAGTTGGAGGCATCATCCCCGCTTTGGGATTCGCGTCCACCCGGCAGGAGCCTCCGCAGAAACCTCCCTACAGCTACATCGCGCTCATTGCCATGGCGATTAAGAACGCGCCGGACAAGCGCGCGACGCTCAGCGGGATCTATCAGTACATAATGGACCGCTTCCCATTTTACCATGACAACAAGCAGGGCTGGCAGAACTCAATCCGCCACAACCTCTCGCTGAACGACTGCTTCATCAAAGTGCCCCGAGAGAAAGGTCGCCCGGGCAAGGGCAGCTACTGGATGCTGGACACCAAATGCCTGGACATGTTCGAGAACGGGAACTACCGGCGACGCAAGAGAAAGTGCAAAAGTCAAGAGGCGCGCGAGACCAAACTCAGTCCTAAGAGGATCCAAAGAGCGACGACACTTCATCACAACACTCATTTGGAAAACGAGGACTCAGGTGTATTAACGAAGCAAACGAATACAGACGAAAAACTATCTGAAAGAGAGCAGTCGCGCGATACAACTCCAAATGTTGCCACGAGCACCGAGTTTTGCGCGTCATCCGACTTTACGAAAGACTGGTGTTTTGCGCACTTTAACCCAAGGTGCCCGacaaatcacacaaacacaaaccctTTAAACACGAAAGAGACGGACCGACAGGATGGCGTTTTGGCAGCTACAGGTGGGAGCGCGCGAACTGGAGACGCCGGATGCAAAGACACGCACCCTAGAAAAACGGCAGACAAATCGAAGGAGTTTAGCATTGACAGTATTCTATCGAAAAAGGAAAATCAGCACCAAAGCAGGTTcagtgctgctgctgctggaacGCCGGTGGCTTGTCTGGAGTCGCGCGGTTACGCGCTCACGTCCTCACTGATTGCACACGCGCACCCACAGCTGTATCCACGCGGATTCCCTCTCTGCTCTTACCTGTCTCTCACCTGTCCTGACAAAATACTGAACTTTAGTGAGAAAACAGATGATAATCTATTCTTTTGA